A genomic region of Rhodococcus pyridinivorans contains the following coding sequences:
- a CDS encoding PadR family transcriptional regulator yields MSLRYALLALLTAEPLTGYDAAKRFGGSVGHVWHAPDSQIYPELRRMEREGLVEGEQVRWGPNSTKTRYSITGEGVRAFREWMSTPLDYAPVRDAAHMRAAYFEWTDPDSARECLERHIDHYTEQIAQWTTVRDAILDLSNATIARRVQKYPAEDHERIIAFKAFAYDGLIGRGEAEIAWARQGLELLDKLSPRN; encoded by the coding sequence ATGAGCCTGCGATACGCGCTGCTCGCGTTGCTCACCGCCGAGCCTCTGACCGGCTACGACGCGGCGAAACGGTTCGGCGGGTCGGTCGGGCACGTCTGGCATGCGCCCGACTCGCAGATCTACCCCGAACTACGCCGGATGGAGCGCGAGGGCCTCGTCGAGGGCGAACAGGTGCGCTGGGGTCCCAACAGCACCAAGACCCGGTACTCGATCACCGGGGAGGGCGTCCGGGCCTTCCGCGAATGGATGTCCACCCCGCTGGACTACGCCCCGGTGCGCGACGCCGCCCACATGCGCGCGGCCTACTTCGAATGGACCGACCCGGACAGCGCTCGCGAGTGCCTGGAACGGCACATCGATCACTACACCGAACAGATCGCCCAGTGGACCACGGTGCGCGATGCGATCCTCGACCTCAGCAACGCGACCATCGCGCGACGCGTGCAGAAGTATCCGGCCGAGGACCACGAGCGGATCATCGCGTTCAAGGCGTTCGCGTACGACGGTCTCATCGGCCGGGGCGAGGCCGAGATCGCGTGGGCACGTCAGGGCCTCGAACTCCTCGACAAGCTGTCGCCGCGCAACTGA
- a CDS encoding aromatic ring-hydroxylating dioxygenase subunit alpha, with the protein MTDLGPTGATAKNMAYPLDAWYVVAWDHEVGRREILARTIAGKPMALYRTEEGRPVALADACWHRLAPLSMGKLIGSEGIQCPYHGLQYNSAGRCTHMPAQQTINPSAMVASYPVVERHRFVWVWPGDPTQADPDLIPDMFQMDSPDWAGDGRTIDVQANYQLVLDNLMDLTHEEFVHSSSIGQDELSESDFVVTHDDRTVTVTRWMHDIDAPPFWLKNMRDKFPGFEGKVDRWQIIEFQAPSTIRIDVGVAKAGTGAPEGDRSQGVNGFVMNTISPVDESTALYFWAFMRNYRLDSQLITTQLRDGVHGVFGEDEAMLTAQQKAIEANPDHEFYNLNIDAGGMWVRRLIQRMVEAERNLNSATAVPEGAH; encoded by the coding sequence ATGACCGATCTCGGCCCCACCGGGGCGACCGCGAAGAACATGGCCTACCCGCTCGACGCCTGGTACGTCGTCGCCTGGGATCACGAGGTGGGTCGCCGCGAGATCCTCGCCCGCACCATCGCCGGCAAGCCGATGGCCCTCTACCGCACCGAGGAGGGCCGTCCCGTCGCCCTCGCCGACGCCTGCTGGCACCGCCTCGCGCCGCTGTCGATGGGCAAGCTCATCGGTAGCGAGGGCATCCAGTGCCCCTACCACGGTCTTCAGTACAACTCCGCAGGTCGCTGCACACACATGCCCGCCCAGCAGACGATCAACCCGTCCGCGATGGTGGCGTCCTATCCCGTCGTCGAGCGGCACCGCTTCGTGTGGGTCTGGCCGGGCGACCCGACGCAGGCCGATCCCGATCTCATCCCGGACATGTTCCAGATGGACTCCCCCGACTGGGCGGGCGACGGACGCACGATCGACGTGCAGGCCAACTACCAGCTCGTCCTCGACAACCTCATGGACCTCACCCACGAGGAGTTCGTGCACTCGTCGTCCATCGGCCAGGACGAACTGAGCGAGTCCGACTTCGTCGTCACCCACGACGACCGCACCGTCACGGTCACCCGCTGGATGCACGACATCGACGCACCGCCGTTCTGGCTCAAGAACATGCGCGACAAGTTCCCCGGCTTCGAGGGCAAGGTCGACCGCTGGCAGATCATCGAGTTCCAGGCACCGTCCACGATCCGCATCGACGTCGGTGTGGCCAAGGCCGGCACCGGTGCTCCCGAGGGCGACCGCAGCCAGGGCGTCAACGGCTTCGTCATGAACACCATCTCCCCCGTCGACGAGAGCACCGCCCTCTACTTCTGGGCGTTCATGCGCAACTACCGCCTCGACAGCCAGCTCATCACCACGCAGCTGCGCGACGGCGTGCACGGCGTGTTCGGTGAGGACGAGGCGATGCTCACCGCGCAGCAGAAGGCCATCGAGGCGAACCCGGATCACGAGTTCTACAACCTCAACATCGACGCCGGCGGCATGTGGGTGCGACGCCTGATCCAGCGCATGGTCGAAGCGGAGCGGAACCTCAACTCGGCCACCGCCGTTCCCGAGGGAGCCCACTGA